From the Lactuca sativa cultivar Salinas chromosome 9, Lsat_Salinas_v11, whole genome shotgun sequence genome, the window TGATCTTGCCTTTTCTGATTATATACAATATGCTTTATGCTTTATACATAAATCTATATTGATTAATTACGGTGATGAATTAGTGAATGAATAATCTTTGATTGTAGGATATCAAGTAATGAGGAAAATTCTGGAGGATTGTCTGAAGGTCTTTGGAGACGAGCAAGATCTGTAGGGGCATTTAGTCCTACAGAGAAGAGGGATTTTGGAATAGCAAATGATATGTAACACTCTACTACCTTAAAATAATCTAGGCATCTTAATCTTACTTTTGGTCTTGATTTCATACATATTTCATCCATCATTATACTTTGTACAGTTATGGACCCGATCTTCTTTTTTCCTACTTGGCTTTTATTCCATTTTGTGAAGTCGGGATCATGGATATCCTTTCACTACAAGTAAGTTTCATTCTGTTTAAAACCTTTCTATGGATAATATGAGGTTGTGGAGGGCATTCATGTCCTTTCATAAATGAGAAGTTGTAATTTCCATCCTATTCACATCACTCGAGATTTGTAGTAGTCGCTAaaacgagagcgtgcatataaggaacatccaaatttgacttcatgagagggagttatgattttttgaagtttcagcgtAGTGGTATACAATTCAGAAACCAAAGTAGAGATCGGTTGAtggttaggaaaaacaatctaaacgagagttgaggATCTCGTCCATATGATTatgtcgatataaagacaatcgAGAACAAATATCGTATGATATGATTGTTACTTGATCTAATAATATACTTAATAATATAAACCATCGAATtactttcaagtgagtgcataattactttcaaatttacacatagatacaaGAATTCTAATTGCTTAAATGTTATGTGCGCTATTTTTGTTGTGTTTAACATATTTCTACAATATGATATGATTGTTACTTGATCTAATAAAATACTTAATAATATAATTAGGTATTAAAGGGTTGTGTACAATAATAAATGAGAGGATGTATTAGGGCCGTGTAAGTTACTGTGTTGTAATGTCTATCCAAGTACTTTTGTACTGTCGTACCTATCCAAGTACTTTTGTACTATCGTACATACCCAAGTACTCTGATgtttgaaaaatatatttttactttgttGGTTTTGGAATATATGTTGTATGACTTGATGGTTTAACAATGAAATTTTTCACtactatttttgggacgttacaagttggtatcagagccttgtttgagggattcaggcacactctcaggtATGTCCGAattcaaactgaggaattaataatctttttgaaagaaaataaaattttccaaaaaaatacTTTTACAAAGAAAGGGGTGCAATGCGTGCAATCAACCGatctcaagtaagtgattcccagaatacccatatatgttgttatgttatatgttttgcaTGCTAGAAGTTAGCATGAGGATATGTTAAGGGTTGTATGCAAGAATGCCTATTAGGTAGGATGCATGTTGAtgttttgtggtctgtaaagttTTACTGctcgaatatttcttgctttgtgatttgtaggactcatattgatgttaattaattgttaaattACATGTTacgaaggttaaataatcttagagtgactgatttggccctattgtgcaactaggggtgcaaacgagtcaagttactcgtgagctactcgggatcagatcgttaaaagctcgaatCGAAATTGattttaaacgagctcgagctgagctccagcttaatattaagctcgtttattaaacgagctcgagctcgagcctatgtcattaagcacgattaggctcgcgagcctaaacgagcctttatataatataacttttatatatatatatatatatatatatatatatatatatatatatatatatatatatatatatatattaaaataaaaatatatttggagaattatggatttagggtattagtaaacaaGCTTCTTAATGATCTCGAGccaagcttaagcttatttaggcatgtCAAATAAAAAGGAGTCGAGCCCGAGCACGAGCCGAGCTTATATAATTATTTACAAGCTCGAGTCGAGCTCAGTACAAcaaagctcgaatcgagccgagcttgagcttgagcctcatataacttaaaggagcccgagccgagcctagccaggctcgggctcgggctcggctcgtttgcacccctatgtGCAACTATTGTCTGCTTCCAATCGTTGTAAGGTCAAGTCATTTAGTCGAAGGATTATTTAAAATTTGTTGCATGAAAttttattcatgaagtagttaataGACATTAGTAGGAGTTTTTTAGCAGCTGATGGCATGGTGAGGTGGAGGATCCTATGAGAGCTTAGGAAGTGTTTTGGTGTGAGTGGTGCGTTGTTTAGCGGGTATGAGGAGTATCAATATGAAAAGGTGACTTAGAAGATTCacgatgattcttgaggaaagtaaggATAGATGTGGAATGTAGTAATAGgtctgtactactggaagcacatgatccatactcgaattaaGGAAAGTCACCAGGATTCTAAGAAGCATGTAGAATCTGGATTCTTTGGGTATGTTCTGATCATTGTATGGTTTTATGGTATGGTGATGAACACTCGTGGAGAAGCTTTTGGTTCTAGTTCTGGTTCTGGTTCAAGTTCAAGTTCAGGCTCCTGTGCTGAGCTGATTAATGAGAGGATTCGCGAGTTCGTTTCGTCTTAGATCACTTGTGATATTTTGGATGCAACTCCTATGATGCttggtaccatcaaggaggggatcatggagTTGCTGGATGAACGGTATGGGGTTTTCCATGCTGAGATTGTGATAGAAACTTTTTTGTTGGTTGGTAAACTAGTTACAAGTAAATGTTTAAAttttattggattaattatggttGAACTTGTATCATTAAGATGTTAATAATAGTTTCTTATATGAAACTTTCCATTTGAATTTGTACGTATGTccttgcctttaggatatttttcaaaaataaaaccacAATTTATAAGTCGTTAAAGTTATTATGTGGTCTTAAACAAGCCCCATAAATGTGGAATGGGAAATTAACCTATTTAATTGATTATGATTTTCAACATAACAAAACAATTATTCTTTATATACTTTGCTAAAAGTTGAttcttttattgatttgtttgtGTATGTAGATTATATAATTTTGCCTGTCAGGCAATTCCTCATAAGAAATAAAAAGTTAAAGATTTTTTGAATACAAAACTTTTGCTTGAGGATTTGGTTGTGATAAAGATTTTGTCTTGctgttaaaataattaatattCCAAGTGGTATTTGTTGCGTgagataaaatatattattaagttGCTATATGAATATGGGCTGTTAAgatgtaaaaatgttgatacacCTTTAGATTTGTCTATCATTGTTAGTAGAGAACATATAGACTCTAATTTTTTCAAGAGCGACTCAACCTTATATTTTGCTAAGCTAGGGGCTTAAGGTCCCCGATTCTAAAAGACCACATATTCTCCAAACTTAACACAATATTAATATAACTAAAATATTAATTAGTCAATTACTAATTGTCGGATGTGGCACATCACAGTGAGCAATCTTGATTCTTGAAGACGAAACACATGCGATACTTCAGTGTGATCTTGAAAACAGAAACATCACATTATCTTCAATTCTTCTATCTCGATTCTTAATTGCTCAAATCCTCAACGTCAAAAGGTATGTGTTTCACttctttttttggttttttttatcaTCTATTAGGGTTAACCGATTGtggttaattattttaatttatccATTGATTAAAGAATACCAAATTTTAATTGTCAAGTCTTGAATACTTCTGTGTCTTTTTTTTTCGTTGGAAATTCTAAATTTAGGTTAGAACAAACTCAAGGAAGCTTGTCATGGTGATTCACAGAacacatatacataataaaaaaatgaactctttaattaataaatttttttgtttattaaagAGTTTTATATTTTTGGTTCGCTTAAAACCTCAAACTTGTTGAGCCGTACCTGAATTTTGTATAAttaataagttatatatatatatatatatatatatatatatatatatatatatatatatatatatatatatatatatatatatatatatgggaagagttatatggaaaatgaatgattaggacaacatatatttgaaccaatgaaaacatgacaacacatcacttccacaataacttccacaatacattacttgtgaagaaagaaatggacacttgtcatttgattattggttccggtagatgttgccctagttatttgttttccatagaactcattccatatatatatatatatatatatatatatatatatatattgttgtcaAAAAACTCATGAGGAAACTTATGGACGTACCTAAAACTCATCTTGATATTTTATTTGCAATACAAACATTGAGTCACTTTATGCATTCTTCTTGAAAATTATATTTAAACTTAGTTATAAGAATTCTAAAATACTTAAAAGGCAAATTCGGATAAAGGAAGCGCATTGAATAGATCTTTGAATTCTAAGTCAGTTTGCTCATGTAGATGCTGACTTGGGAAAATGTACTAGTTAGTTATAGGAGATCCATAACTCGATTGCCTTTTCTTTGGAAAGTCTATAACTTTATTGGAAGTTTAATAAAAACAACAAAGTCTTCACAAATCCTCAACTGATTTCAGTATAAAGCCTTTACTTGATTGTGAGGTTGGATGGGTTATTAAATCGTCACAAGATTGGAATTCAAAGTGTGATTTACCAATTGAAATATTGTGTATTTTGTTAGAGAAAATATTTGAGATTGAGTAAAAAAATGGTTAAAACTTCTTCTAAAGAACAAATGGTAGATATGTTTATAAAATCTTTAAACGGAGTTCAACACAGTTGTTTGTGTAAAAAGTTGTTATTAACATATCCTTTTCTAAGTTATGATCGATAGATGGTATTAAAAGATATTAATATCTCTCAATCTTAACTTTTGAAAATAATAGACACAAGTTTCAAGTTTTGTACTTTGTTATTGTTTTATGCAAGGGTCTAATATGAAATGTTGCTTAAAGTTGAGGATTAGATAGCTAGAATAGACAGAAGATGGAACCAGTGTGATGACGAATGAGGATATGTAGCTAAAAGAAAGTGCAAGGACTAAATCCAAACTACTGGGAGTACTATATATTAAAGACATAGAGACGATGAGGGTTAATTCATTCACTTCTTCATCTCTCTTCGTTTCTCTCACACACTCTCGTTCTCTTGACACGCagaagaaattagggtttataagctATGGGTTTAATCTCAATTCAATAGACTTGTATCTTTCAATTAGTTTAGTTCTGTGTCTATTGTAGTGTATTTTAGAGATGTTACTAGATTtgttgtttgtaaaagtttgaagaAATAAAAGAGTTTTTCCATTGATATTTGAAACTAACTTTACTTTTCCTACAAGTGTAAACAGGTTATGGAAGAAGTGTTTTATTTCGAAATGATGTATTTTACAATGCAAATATTGCATATAACGAATCCATTGCCCTGGctaaaaaaaaaaggtttaagCCATAAACGGAAAAACACAATCAACCTGGCTACATAGTACATATCTTAAATAAGAAAAAGGATATGTAAAGCACACAATCGAACACTAAAAACTCCATAAAGACACGTCATCACAAAAGTCCATGTTATCGCCATAGTTGCCATACCCCACCATCGGAGGAGGTGGCACCATCAGTCCCTCGGCCATGCTGGCATAAAATCCGGAACTCTCGAAAATCTCTTCTTCATCAACGTAAGACTGAACTTCCGGCAACTCATTTGTTTCCACATTCTCCACTGCATCCTCGGTGTCCGTATATCTAAAAGCCTCCGCAGCTTCTGCAGCCGCCTTTTGTATATCCTCTATTTTGTTAGACGTCGGGACAGGCAGCCGCCACACAGAGTCAGCAAAGTTCAAACACGCCGATCGCCCCCTGAAGGCCAAAGCAGCCACGTCATGTGCCCTAGCTGCCATTACAGCAGTGGGATGCGTCCCTAACCACACCCTGAACTGCGTATTGGGCTCTCTCACCTCACAAACCCACTTCCCGTTATCCCGCATTCTAACTCCTCGGTAAACCGGGTGTCGAGTCTCCCTAAACTTCTTCCTTCCGGCTTTCTTCTTCGGGGTTTGTGAAGCCAGCTTCACTTCTGAGTCAGCAACTGCATCCCCACCGGTGCTTCTGGTGTCGTTTGAGTTCGAAGAGGATCCTAGAGGAGGGTTTTCAGATGAGAGTGTTAGATAGGAGTTTTTGTAGTCATTGAAGGCATCCATACGTAGCTTGTTTGCTTGTAGTGTTTGGAAGTATGGAGTGACAGTTATGGTTTGTTGGTAGTTATGTCAAGTTATCAGTGAAGTTGTGGATTGTTGGTAGGGTTTTCTAAAAAAATGAGCGCCTTTAAGTGAGTGATTCGCAAATGGCGATGTATATATACTCATCTGGGGGCGTGTGCGGGTGGATTAGTCGGTTGGAGAAACAGCTGGGGGGCTATATGTCCTTTGTGAATGGTTGGATAAAACGCGTGATATTTGgtatattacaaatttggtccctatAGTAATCCAAGATAGAGGGATTTGGTCGAATATATTCATTTATTGCAACTGAAGTAGAATAAATCATTTCCAATTTTATACGCGTCATATATTTttccttcgaatgaaaatttGGTTAGGTGTAAAGTGGGATGAGTATGTCATAAATTGGTGATAGAGTATGTCATGGGATCACAAACTATATCTTATTGCTTTCGTTTTATTGGATAACTTTAAAAAAATGTTAATCGGATTATTTATATGTATACCCGTAGGTATCGAGTATTTCATTTAGTATTTTAATAAGTTCAAATTTACTTGTTGAAATTTTCATTACCTAAATCTCAATTACAATCACATGCAAACagaacaaattaatttttcatAATTCTAATTTCAAACAACATCATgaagtttaattttttatatagGAAACATCAGTATGATTATcattatataaaatttataacATGCAAATATCATTATAAAATAATCAATATCTTAacttaaatattataaattacatCAATACTTCTCATTCTTAAAAGTAATTAGTAGTAAATGCATATTGACACGTTCATTGGTATCGAGTATCTCATTTAAGATTTTAATAGGTTAAAATTTACTTGTTGAAATTTTCATTACCTAAATCTCAGTTACAATAATCACATACAAACAAAACAACATAATTTttcataattccaatttctaacAACATCAACAAGTTTAATTTCTGATAAATGAAACATTAGTAtggttattattatataaaatttataacATGCAAATATGATAATAAACTAATCAATATCTTAACTTAAATATTTGAAATTACTTCAATATTTTTCATTGTTCAAAGTAATTAGTAGTAAATTAATACATATTGAAACGTTCATAGTTAAAATTTACTTGTTGAAATTTTCATTACCTAAATCTCAATTACAATCACATCCAAACAAAACAACTTAATTTTTCATAAATTCAATTTCTAACAACATTAACAAGATAAATGAAACATtagtattattatcattatataaaatttataacATGCAAATCTCATGATAAACTAATTAATATCTTAACTTAAATATTAGAAATTACATTAATACTTATCATTCTTAAAAGTAATTAGTAGTTAATACATATTGAAACAttcttttttataaaatcatatataatattatatataacatcatatatataatattataatataattttaaaatcatatattttaataATGCAAgtataaatattcaaaaaaaaatataaaagattcaGAAATGGTCAAATAGGATTGGATTATTGAAATAGTATAACCCGAATATACCATAATCATCCAAAACTTGCAAACGTGATTAGAGAACATCGTGTTGGGCAAGGCCTCTCGGATGCGAACCATCCGCCCTACCGTTCAATTACCTAGGCGTACCTGTGGGAGCCAACATGAAATTGAAGAAGCAATGGAAACCGATGGTGGATAGATTTCGGGGAAAATTGTCAATTTGGAAAGCAAGATCTCTTTCATTCAGGGGACGATTAACGCTCATTAAATCAGTAATGGGGAACCTCTCAACATACTTTCTATCACTATTTGTAGCACCCGGAGGAGTAATCAATACACTGGAGAAAATTAGACACCGAttcttatggggggggggggtcggAGGAGCAAACAAAAATTCATTGGGTTTCATGAGAGAAGGTAATAACGGATAAGAAGCTAGgtggttgggggggggggggggttccttAAAAGCACTAAATACTTCCCTTATTGTAAAATGGTTGTGGAGATTAAGAGTGGAACAAAGGGCATTATGGGAAAAAGTTATTAAAGGTATACATAATATTCAAAACAAACCGGATGAATATTATTCAAAAAAAAACATTGACAGGAACTTGGAAAAACATTACTGGTGCAAAGAAAAACCTAGAGAAAAAAGGAGTTTCAATTGATCAGGTGATTAAAAAGAATGTGCAGCCACATGGTGTAACTTGGTCATGTGGCCTTACGACTGATGGTGAGTTTAAAGTCAAAACATTGAGAGTTAGATTGCAAACTCAGGAACCGGTAGGCATTGGAAAATTCTTATGGGTTAAACAGGTGCCTTTAAAAGTAACGAGCTTCATATGGAGGGCTAGATTAGGGCGAATATCAGCTGCAGTGGAACTTATCAAAAGAGGGGTGATGGTGGACTCAAACATTTTTCAACAGTGCGGGAACGTAGAAGAGACAGTGGATCACATTTTAGTACAATGTCCTTTCGCAAAGTCAATCATGGAATAAATTTTTAGTTGGTGTAATATCCCTTTGGTCAGCTTGAATTCGATGGTTGATGTTTTGGATTATGCCTCAAACTGGGGAAATTGTCCAAAAAGGAGAGTGAGAGTTGTTGGTATATGTTACAAAATGATGTGGAGTGTGTGGAAAGCAAGGAACAATTGGCGGTTCAACAAAAACAAAATGGCAGCTACAAAAGTTGCAGATATTATCAAATCCATCACTTTCGTCTGGTTCAAACACAAAAGTGGTAACGAGAGTCTTAAATGGACGGATTGGAGTATACAACCACTATAAAACCGGAGGttttttcttaaaattgtttGCTTACTTTGTTTTCTCTTATTTCCATATTGTATCTGTTTTGGGTCTTTTCCTAGCTTCTTGCTAGGGGCTCCtttttatatatattcatttgtcGGTTAAAAAAAACATCGTGTACCATGTCCAATAATCATTTAACCGGCCAAAAACATATCACAAAAGTTTCGATTTCAACTTTTGGTGTTGGATTCGAGTATTTCCGTCCTTTCTAATTGTAATGTACTTCAAATAAATCTTTACATTGGTGATGCATATCAGATTAAGCATTGAAGTTTCTTTAAATCGAATAAAGTTTTATTGTTTAGGTTATATCAAATGCAactttaaacttttaaatgaATATCGAACAACGTTTCAAATTACCTAATCAGCCCCGGTCTAGACGGTAGGCAACTCGGACGGTCGCTTAGGACTCATTTCTCTAAGGGGCCCAAAATTtcatagaatatatatatatatatatatatatatatatatatatatatatatatatatatatatatatatatatatatatatatatagagagagagagagagagagagagaaagaaagaaatcaACTTATCTAAAAATGCtaggaaaaatatttttctttaagtTAGATGTTTTTGTAATGTTGTGACCATATTTTTGTCTTTTAATATTAATAGTGAATTTTGTAAATGTTTGTCTATTTTCAACTATAGGGCCCATTTTTTCTCTTCGTCCTGGGCCCATTATATCTTTGGACCGACCCTGTACCTAATGCATTGTGTAGAACTTTGAACTCTCTCTATTTcattcttaatatatatatatatatatatatatatataggttcatatGAGAGAATTAGATTTTGTGAGACAAATGGACAAAATTTAAAGCATTCACCATAAATAATTTACGGCTGAGATTAAAACCAAAAAAGCTGATGGAAGGCAGTGACAAATTTGAAATTATTTCAAAGTTTAAGATTACTATAAGGacgccgggggggggggggggggggggggggctattCTCTTCAATTCCTTTTAGTCACCTGGTACTGAAACAAATTGTATCCATTTTCCATAGTTCTTCCTTAAATGATTTCATACCCTAGATGTTCCGTCGCCATGAAATCTGTCGATTAATATCTTCCATTAGTTTGATACGCCTTTAATTCTAAGAAATCTCATTGATTAAGATTAAAACCTTATTTATGGTTACCTTTGATTTTGATAAAATGTTCCTTCCCAATCTTTCTCgattaaaaccctaaaaatttctcaaatcacCCGATTAAAATCCTAGAAAAAACTAAAGAAGCGGATACTGATTCATACTCTGGAAATCGTGACTTCATTCTACCACAAATAAGAGCGCGAATACATCTGATTATGAATCTCTTAAAAAATCATCTCCAGTTGAAATAGATGATTCTGTTGAAGAGCGTAAAAGAGTTATTCTAGGTATTTTGTTGATTAATTAGGTTCTATTATAAATTTTGATAAATAGGGTTTTATATATGAGTATTCTAAGTATTATGATTAGTAAATTTAAGTTATAATGTTATTATGTTGGTTAATTAGATTATTTAGTACACATACATCGAAATAAGGTTAAATACATCAATATTCTAGGCATTCTAGTTTAATACAATTTATGGTTCATTCTTATTCAGATTGTCAAACTTGTGATTATGATTTTGAAACCAGATCAAGTTATGGACCTTTTATTCTCATAAATGGCCCATTCTACAAAATCAGATTTAGATTTTTCATCTAGAGTTAGTCCATGTAGTGTATAATACTACAATCTACTCGCGATTTTCTCTTTGTGTGTGATTTTGAGTTAATTTATTATAATTGATGATTTTATCTTTATCTACAATTTTGAGTTAATGTATTCATCTCTGAGATATTCTATAATTGTTTGTATTCCGGTTATATTAAGGTTTTAGTTGAAATCACTTTGTATATTCCACGAATTTACTAATCGAGATATTTCACGTTAGAGTTATCTCTCAAAGTCATGATGTAATGGAATACATTGTTATATAACTTATTATTTAATTCTACATATCGATGTGATTTATATAGAATATATGAAATAGTGAAGAGATTTGAATTTAGATGCTAACTCTATAGATAACTCAAATGTGTTTTGCTTATAGATTTTGAGTTATTACGAAAACTCCAAATCAACAAAATTGTTCTgatattctaattaatttttcATTATTTCATTAGAGCTTAAGTTATTAGACAATTAGATCTATAATTCCAAAATATTTAGAACAAAAGTGTACGTATGTCTGCTGAAGGATAACATCGCATATTTTATCTGATATTCTAGAACAAAAATTTAGAACAAGACTAATAAGATATCATTGATGTTATACATTGTTAAGTCTTAATGTATGCATAGTTACATAACAACACTAGTATTCTAATATTCTCACTGTTGTAAAAATtccgactaggtcccgattaatctctgaTTAACCCCTAGGTGCTACCCGACCGATTAGATGGCGCCTAACGATTAATCACTAACTATAAAATGAGTGAAGCAGTAGAAAACGATACAATTTTAATACTTTGAATAAGTTTTATCTCAATGAAAATCATTTGGGGAATGATTAATATTGTACTAATTATATTAACCTTTTTTATTATAATGTCTGTGATATTTATgaactttgttatgatattaatcatatttaatttttgaaaattcatcaaattagcaattaatggtctccgattaatccccgACTAACCAATTAATCATttaaccccagtccaccgactagctaacgttgaATGTTTTTTATAACCTTGAATATTGTATTTTGGTCTATAATATTAATGAATAATAGAATATTAATAAGGTTTGATGTTAGTAATTTAGTTAAGTTAGTATTTTGATTTTCTATTTTAGTTTTGATTGATTTAACAACATAATATACTAGTTTGTTTTAGTTTTGATTGACGTAAGCCTCATTAAGCGAAAAATCTCATTGGTAACAATGCTTGatacattttcaacaacataatatattaatattaaattcgGATTTTCAACAATATAATATATTAGTTTGTTTTAGTATTTTGATATTCTATTTTACCCGTAAGGAAATGGATAAAGAAGAGACATTGAGAAAAACATGAATGGAAAAGTGGTTGAAATTCAACATGTGGAACCATGTGTTTCCAAAAAATGAAGAAAGACAAACAAAAGTTCCAAAGATGAATTTTGATGACCAAATATATTTGGGTTTAGAGGGGAATTTTGGAGAGGAAACAGTTGGAGAGAAGAATCTTTTAGTATTAACTGCAGGTGTTAATATGTTGATAATAACATGATCTAGAAGTAAATTAGTAAAATAGAACATTCtagaaattttatttttattaattatggttcttattttgttttattttgtttaagatagtTTATAACAAAATCCATTGGTTATACAACATAATTTATTACTTGATGGtattattgtttttatgtttgtaaatataaatataatgttATCAAAGatgttaattgattgattaatgaAAAATCTAGTAgtaaaataataaattagggttttatgaatAGCAAATTTAATTTTTGATGACATGATTAAGTAGTAAGTTTGTAAAGGTAGTGTTTTACAGCCTAATATTCTAGGTATCATATTTTGATAAattattatttatggttttttAGGTGTTTAGTTATAACTCATGTTAAATTTGATCACATGTTTCATCCACACCGTTAACTATTCTTAGAATGTTAcaacttttggtgtttgttgttTATTAatgggtttaggtcatttttggtcacttaacttttggtttttgtgttcatttggtcacttaattttttttaagtattaaaaggtcatcaaaattttggctttgtgctcatttagtcgcttaacttttggtttggtcacatttagtcacctaacttttaaaattgtgctcatttagtcactaaacttttaaatcttttcaaaagtttagtgactaaatgagcacaattttaaaagttaggtgactaaatgcgcacaaatctaaaagttaagtgaccaaaccaaaaattaagtgactaaatgagcacaaagtcaaaagtttaatgaccttttaaaaattaaaaagagttaagtgaccaaatgagtacaaaaccaaaagttaagtgaccaaaaatgacctaaaccctttaTTAATAGTTGTTTATTTATATTGGGAACTTTATTTAGATGAATACTTGTTTCTAATGATGTTACTTTTCATGATGCAGCTAAGTTGAATGGTAACCTACATATAAACTAATTTAAGAAGCTAAGGAGTTTGGAAAATATGATCAAGCAAAGCATCTTAACTTGGAGCAGAAAGAGAAGAAATGGAATGACGACTgtcaaattaattaaatatttagaaGTGTTTAATGGTTAATAAATATAGAGTATCCTTTTtttatctatgttttctatattttGAACAACATGAACAGATGAATCTTTGGTAAACAATAGTTATGGTCTGAAGGTTTAGAGATTGGTGAGTGCTTAATAAAATGACATTATGGTTGAAGAACAGTTATGCTataaataataatacatataattTGTAGTTAATGTCGTATAATGTTAGTAATATCTTTCACATACTAGATAAACTTAA encodes:
- the LOC111901697 gene encoding dehydration-responsive element-binding protein 1A, encoding MDAFNDYKNSYLTLSSENPPLGSSSNSNDTRSTGGDAVADSEVKLASQTPKKKAGRKKFRETRHPVYRGVRMRDNGKWVCEVREPNTQFRVWLGTHPTAVMAARAHDVAALAFRGRSACLNFADSVWRLPVPTSNKIEDIQKAAAEAAEAFRYTDTEDAVENVETNELPEVQSYVDEEEIFESSGFYASMAEGLMVPPPPMVGYGNYGDNMDFCDDVSLWSF